A genomic segment from Drosophila miranda strain MSH22 chromosome 3, D.miranda_PacBio2.1, whole genome shotgun sequence encodes:
- the LOC108158776 gene encoding mitogen-activated protein kinase kinase kinase kinase 5 isoform X4, with the protein MAAAHSHHNANLLSSDISRRNPQDEYELIQKIGSGTYGDVYKAKRIQSNELAAIKVIKLEPSDDIQIIQQEIIMMRDCRHPNIIAYYGSYLRRDKLWICMEFCGGGSLQDIYQVTGPLSENQIAYMCRETLKGLEYLHSMGKMHRDIKGANILLTEYGDVKLADFGVSAQITATINKRKSFIGTPYWMAPEVAAVERKGGYNQLCDIWACGITAIELAELQPPMFDLHPMRALFLMSKSGFKPPTLGNKDKWSPTFHNFIKTALTKNPKKRPTAERLLQHPFVQCEMSLRVAKELLQKYQSPNQQFYYYLDGEEETVASVPHRIPSKMTSRTNGVPAQNHTLKTAMTTNSMWNERSSSPETLPSDIGDAVGGSGGGGGGGVAGGSCGVGATNGVEAVATSPPVTQSIGDGFVHSSCPTASLGAAAAADDAAASSSSHLYQNLLRSSSGETPGSGAAGSSAGTNCDYRHESNQNGLEDSPRRHSSMDQLIGLLNDMGKSSRTRSLSDGGTQDDEEVEKEAQPDLLNNTPPVPPKRSHKRRHTPPRPISNGLPPTPKVHMGACFSKIFNGCPLRVHCTASWIHPETRDQHLLIGAEEGIYNLNMNELHDAAIDQLFPRRTTWLYVIKDVLMSLSGKSCQLYRHDLVALHSKQTVRFSLHMNKIPERLVPRKFALTTKVPDTKGCTQCCVTRNPYNGYKYLCGATPSGIFLMQWYDPLNKFMLLKQCEWPAISILGGGHGCVQNGHTPVFEMIITPELEYPIVCTGVRKAMNGCLKLELINMNSASWFHSEDLEYDAMATMVPRRDLLKVVRVHQVEKDAILVCYGNVMQVVTLQGNPKQHKKMVSQLNFDFNVDSIVCLPDSVLAFHKHGMQGKSLRNGEVTQEIKDMSRTYRLLGSDKVVALESQLLRTGSLGSEEGHDLYILAGHEASY; encoded by the exons GCGAAACGAATACAGAGCAATGAGCTGGCCGCCATTAAGGTCATCAAGCTGGAGCCCTCCGATGACATACAGATCATCCAGCAGGAGATCATCATGATGCGCGACTGCCGGCACCCGAACATCATCGCCTACTACGGGTCGTATCTGCGGCGGGACAAGCTCTGGATCTGCATGGAGTtctgcggcggcggcagccTGCAGGACATCTACCAGGTGACGGGACCGCTGTCCGAGAACCAGATCGCCTACATGTGCCGCGAGACGCTCAAGGGCCTGGAGTACCTGCACTCCATGGGCAAGATGCACCGCGACATCAAGGGCGCCAACATCCTGCTCACGGAGTACGGGGACGTGAAGCTGGCCGACTTCGGGGTCTCGGCCCAGATAACGGCCACGATCAACAAGCGGAAGAGCTTCATAG GGACACCCTACTGGATGGCACCCGAGGTGGCCGCCGTGGAGCGCAAGGGCGGCTACAATCAACTATGTGATATTTGGGCCTGTGGCATCACGGCAATCG AGCTTGCTGAACTCCAGCCACCGATGTTCGATCTGCATCCGATGCGTGCCCTGTTCCTGATGTCGAAGAGCGGCTTCAAGCCGCCCACACTGGGCAACAAGGACAAGTGGAGTCCCACATTCCACAACTTCATCAAGACGGCGCTGACGAAGAACCCCAAGAAGCGACCCACCGCCGAGCGCCTGCTGCAGCATCCCTTCGTCCAGTGCGAGATGTCGCTGCGGGTGGCCAAGGAGCTGCTCCAGAAGTACCAGAGTCCCAATCAGCAGTTCTACTACTATCTCGACGGCGAGGAGGAG ACGGTGGCCAGTGTTCCGCATCGGATACCCAGCAAGATGACATCACGCACCAATGGAGTTCCAGCCCAGAATCACACGCTGAAAACAG CCATGACGACAAACTCCATGTGGAACGAGCGATCCTCTAGTCCCGAGACGTTACCCAGCGACAT CGGCGATGCAGTTGGCGGCAGCGGCGGAGGTGGAGGCGGCGGCGTCGCCGGCGGCAGCTGCGGTGTCGGTGCCACCAACGGTGTCGAGGCCGTTGCCACATCCCCGCCCGTGACGCAATCGATCGGCGACGGCTTCGTGCATTCCAGCTGCCCTACGGCCAGCCTCggagcagcggcggcggccgACGACGCTGCGGCCAGCAGCTCCTCGCATCTCTACCAGAATCTGCTAAGGAGCAGCTCTGGAGAGACACCCGGCAGTGGAGCGGCGGGCTCCTCAGCGGGCACCAACTGTGATTACCGGCACGAGAGCAACCag AACGGGCTGGAAGACTCGCCGCGGCGGCATAGCTCCATGGATCAGTTGATCGGTCTGCTCAATGACATGGGAAAGTCTTCGCGGACACGCAGCCTCAGCGATGGTGGCACCCAGGACGACGAAGAAG TGGAGAAGGAGGCGCAACCAGATCTGCTGAACAACACACCTCCTGTGCCGCCGAAGCGTTCGCACAAGCGTCGCCACACGCCGCCCAGGCCCATCTCCAACGGACTGCCGCCCACACCCAAGGTGCATATGGGCGCCTGCTTCTCGAAGATATTCAATGGCTGCCCCCTGCGAGTGCACTGTACCGCCTCGTGGATCCATCCAGAGACGCGGGACCAGCACCTGCTGATCGGCGCCGAGGAGGGCATCTACAACCTGAATATGAACGAGCTCCACGACGCGGCCATCGACCAGCTGTTCCCGCGCCGCACCACCTGGCTGTATGTGATCAAGGACGTCCTAATGAGTCTGTCTG GCAAGTCCTGCCAGCTGTACAGGCATGATCTGGTGGCTCTGCATTCCAAGCAGACGGTGCGATTCTCGCTGCACATGAACAAGATCCCCGAGCGGCTGGTGCCCAGGAAGTTCGCCCTCACCACCAAGGTGCCAGACACAAAGGGCTGCACCCAGTGCTGCGTAACAAGGAACCCCTACAACGGATACAAGTATCTGTGCGGGGCGACGCCCAGCGGCATCTTCCTGATGCAGTGGTACGATCCGCTCAACAAGTTCATGCTGTTGAAGCAATGCGAGTGGCCGGCCATCAGCATCCTGGGCGGAGGTCACGGCTGCGTTCAGAACGGACACACGCCCGTCTTCGAGATGATCATCACGCCGGAGCTGGAGTACCCCATTGTGTGCACGGGAGTGCGCAAGGCGATGAACGGCTGCCTCAAGCTGGAGCTGATCAACATGAACA GTGCCAGCTGGTTCCACTCGGAGGACCTGGAGTATGACGCCATGGCCACGATGGTGCCGCGACGCGACCTCCTGAAGGTGGTGCGTGTGCACCAGGTGGAGAAGGACGCCATTCTCGTCTGCTATGGCAATGTGATGCAGGTGGTCACGCTCCAAGGCAACCCCAAGCAGCACAAGAAGATGGTATCGCAGCTTAACTTTGACTTTAACGTAGACAGTATTG TTTGCTTACCAGACAGCGTTTTGGCATTCCACAAGCACGGCATGCAGGGGAAGTCGCTGCGCAATGGTGAGGTGACGCAGGAGATCAAGGACATGAGTCGCACCTACCGGCTGCTGGGCAGCGACAA GGTTGTTGCCTTGGAGAGTCAGCTGCTTAGGACTGGCTCCCTGGGCAGTGAGGAGGGGCACGATCTGTACATTTTGGCCGGCCACGAGGCCAGTTACTAG